From the genome of Eucalyptus grandis isolate ANBG69807.140 chromosome 2, ASM1654582v1, whole genome shotgun sequence, one region includes:
- the LOC104432343 gene encoding phenylalanine--tRNA ligase beta subunit, cytoplasmic, translating to MPTVSVGRDRLFAALGRTYTQEEFEDLCFCFGIELDDVTTEKAIIRKEKHLEEETDEDEEVIYKIEVPANRYDLLCLEGLAQALRVFNKQEETPQYRLRNISRGSMLKMHVKPETSQIRPYVVSAVLRGITFDEARYNSFIDLQDKLHQNICRRRTLVAIGTHDLDTLEGPFSYEALPPSSISFVPLKQVKNFKADELMEFYKSDLKLKKFLHIIENSRVFPVIYDSKRTVLSLPPIINSAHSAITLKTKNVLIECTAMDLTKAKIVLNTMVTTFSAYCEKKYEVEPVEVIYSNGESFIYPDLSLYNMEVSLSYVNDSIGVALKAEEVTSLLNRMQLSAKHTVPNEGQCNITVSVPPTRSDVLHPCDVMEDVAIAYGYNNIPKRKPASLKPLPLNQLTDLIRLEIAMNGFTEVLTWILCSYKENFAMLNRNDDGSAVIIANPRSSDFEVVRTSLMPGILKTIGHNKDHPKPIKIYEVGDIALLDAGKDVGAANRRVLAALYCGANSGFELIHGLVDRLMEVIAVPFVPAGDKTGYYIERSDEPEFLAGRQASIIFKGKQIGNFGIVHPEVLKNFDITDPCSFVSINIENFLDL from the exons ATGCCGACCGTGAGCGTGGGCCGGGACCGCCTGTTCGCGGCGCTGGGAAGAACTTACA CGCAGGAGGAGTTCGAGGATCTCTGCTTCTGCTTCGGAATCGAGCTCGACGATGTG ACGACGGAGAAGGCGATCATCAGAAAGGAGAAGCACCTGGAAGAGGAGACTGATGAAGACGAGGAAGTCATCTACAAAATCGAAGTTCCGGCGAACAG ATACGACTTGCTTTGCCTCGAAGGGCTTGCTCAGGCCCTACGTGTATTCAATAAGCAGGAGGAGACACCTCAATACAGACTTCGTAACATCAGCAGGGGATCAATGCTTAAGATGCATGTAAAACCAGAG ACATCACAAATCCGTCCATATGTTGTTTCTGCTGTCTTAAGAGGGATAACATTTGATGAAGCCAGATATAACAGCTTCATTGATCTTCAAGACAAGCTCCATCAGAACATTTGCCG GCGAAGAACACTGGTTGCAATTGGGACTCATGACTTGGATACGCTAGAAGGCCCCTTCAGCTATGAG GCTTTGCCACCTTCCAGTATAAGTTTCGTCCCTTTGAAGCAG GTGAAGAACTTCAAAGCTGATGAACTAATGGAATTTTATAAG TcagatttgaaattgaagaagttctTGCACATAATAGAGAACTCGCGTGTGTTCCCTGTCATCTATGATTCAAAGAG AACTGTCCTGTCTCTGCCACCAATTATCAATAGTGCACATTCGGCAATTACTTTGAAGACAAAAAATGTTCTCATTGAATGTACTGCGATGGACTTAACAAAGGCTAAGATAGTTCTAAATACAATG GTGACAACCTTCTCAGCATATTGTGAGAAGAAGTATGAAGTTGAACCAGTTGAAGTGATATACTCTAATGGGGAGTCATTCATTTATCCTGATTTGTCCCTATACAATATGGAAGTGTCCTTATCTTATGTCAACGATTCAATTGGAGTCGCTTTGAAAGCTGAAGAG GTTACTAGCTTGTTGAACCGGATGCAATTAAGTGCCAAACACACTGTGCCAAATGAGGGACAATGCAACATCACTGTCTCAGTACCTCCTACCAGAAGTGATGTTCTACATCCATGTGATGTTATGGAG GATGTGGCAATTGCTTATGGATATAATAACATTCCAAAAAGAAAGCCTGCATCTTTGAAGCCTCTGCCCTTGAACCAGCTCACTGATCTTATTAGATTGGAG atTGCCATGAATGGGTTTACAGAGGTCTTGACATGGATATTATGCTCCTACAAAGAGAATTTTGCTATGTTGAACCGGAATGATGATGGATCGGCAGTAATAATTGCAAATCCTCGATCCTCTGATTTTGAG GTAGTTCGGACAAGTCTTATGCCTGGCATACTGAAAACAATTGGACACAACAAAGATCATCCAAAACCTATTAAG ATTTATGAAGTGGGTGACATAGCACTGCTGGATGCGGGAAAAGATGTGGGTGCAGCAAACCGTCGCGTTTTGGCAGCATTATATTGTGGTGCTAACTCTGGATTTGAG TTGATTCATGGCCTGGTGGACAGACTTATGGAAGTGATTGCAGTTCCTTTTGTTCCTGCTGGCGACAAGACAGGCTATTATATTGAAAGATCTGAT GAGCCGGAGTTTCTTGCCGGGAGGCAAGCAAGCATCATTTTCAAAGGCAAGCAGATTGGAAATTTTGGCATTGTCCATCCTGAG GTGTTGAAGAACTTTGACATTACAGATCCGTGCTCATTCGTCTCGATAAACATTGAGAATTTCTTGGATTTGTGA